In the genome of Aphelocoma coerulescens isolate FSJ_1873_10779 unplaced genomic scaffold, UR_Acoe_1.0 HiC_scaffold_87, whole genome shotgun sequence, one region contains:
- the LOC138102552 gene encoding serine/threonine-protein kinase PAK 3-like, which produces MEAFAAAVCTVYGIGYSAYYLTNLTQEVEEAEEAEEAEEEKNVQNSPAVVSHESERPEPLLLEKEHEQIALSEMPCQTRRELFPAREQLQQLRQQVEEAQENGQNIKAEPQAELPEAKSDIKAAKRRSKEDIRSIQEEKNLHQHRSDLQEQVSVRAEATPLVRHPLSASLQNIDKELQAELQETEARIKAREKRLDEGLKIIREEINLLLQKHEALEKRVEVLTSHLAACKDFQQVIGHKEPQGWRGAQELSQLDLLQLEPVPKMVEEKRTPWEEIYTGSRMEPAPAAAAAAALSKGAFGPQPEKWSPGSLLSSNSDTASSHQQEMEDDLLELLRKMVSMENPVMKYTELENIGSGGFGEVCRAFDNATGGEVAIKKSSLQGLRRKEVTVNELMIMKMNRNPNLVNYLDSYLVDDEVWLVMEYMDGGTLTDAIYEMYISEDEMAAVSRECLQGLDFLHSNHVIHRDVKSSNILLRTDGSVKLADFGLSAQLTPEQNLRSSVVGTPWWMAPEVVLGQPYGPKVDIWSLGIVGFEMVEREAPHWNESPTSAELLIATGGTPQLRQPNLFSASLRHFLNCCLQKNEERRWSAKELLQHPFVTSAKPASSLVPLIQSLKKWKEEEKRLQWQSIHSGLFSP; this is translated from the exons atggaggcatttgctgctgcagtttgcactgtgtATGGCATTGGTTATTCTGCCTATTACCTGACTAACCTGACAC aagaggttgaagaggctgaagaggctgaagaggctgaagaggagaaaaatgtccAGAACTCTCCAGCTGTGGTCAGTCATGAATCTGAACGTCCTGAGCCA CTCCTTCTAGAGAAAGAGCATGAGCAGATTGCTCTATCAGAGATGCCTTGCCAGACtcggcgagagctgttcccagcccgagagcagctgcagcagctcaggcagcaggtgGAAGAGGCACAAGAGAATGGCCAG aacatcaaggcagagccacaagCAGAGCTGCCCGAAGCCAAGAGTGACAtcaaggcagcaaagaggagGAGCAAGGAAGACATCAGAAGCATCCAAGAGGAGAAGAATCTCCATCAGCACAGGAGCGATCTACAAGAGCAGGTGAGTGTAAGAGCTGAAGCCACTCCACTTGTGAGAcatcctctctctgcttctttgcagaacatcgacaaagagctgcaggcagagctgcaggaaactgaGGCTAGGATCAAGgcaagggagaagaggctggatGAAGGACTGAAAATCATCCGAGAGGAAATTAATCTTCTACTCCAAAAGCATGAGGCTCTAGAAAAGCGA GTGGAAGTGTTGACATCTCACCTGGCAGCCTGCAAAGACTTCCAGCAAGTGATTGGCCACAAAGAGCCCCAAGGCTGGCGTGGGGCACAGGAACTGTCCCAGCTGGACCTGCTGCAGCTTGAGCCCGTCCCGAAGatggtggaggaaaagaggaCTCCATGGGAGGAG ATCTACACAGGCTCTCGCATggaacctgctcctgcagcagcagcagcagcagcattgtctAAAGGAGCCTTTGGACCCCAGCCTGAGAAGTGGAGCCCGGGCAGTTTGCTCAGCTCCAACAGCGACACAGCTTCTTCCCATCAACAGGAGATGGAGGATGACCTCCTGGAGCTACTGA GGAAAATGGTGAGCATGGAAAATCCGGTGATGAAATACACTGAACTGGAAAATATCGGCAGCGG ggGTTTCGGAGAAGTTTGTAGAGCATTCGACAATGCCACAGGAGGAGAG gtggccataaagaaaagtagtctgcaaggactgaggaggaaggaagtaaCTGTCAATGAACTCATGATCATGAAGATGAATAGGAATCCCAACCTGGTCAACTATTTAGACAG ctaccttgtggatgATGAAgtctggctggtgatggagtACATGGATGGAGGCACTCTGACTGATGCCATCTATGAGATGTACATATCTGAAGATGAGATGGCAGCCGTCAGTCGGGAG tgcctgcaaggactggATTTTCTTCACTCAAACCATGTCATCCATCGAGATGTGAAGAGCAGCAACATCCTTCTCAGAACTgacggctctgtcaagctgg ctgattttggcctctctgctcagctcacccctgagcagaaTCTAAGGAGCTCAGTGGTCGGGACGCCTTGGTGGATGGCGCCTGAGGTTGTGCTAGGTCAACCAtatggccccaaagtggacataTGGTCTCTTGGAATTGTGGGATTCGAAATGGTGGAACGAGAAGCTCCTCACTGGAATGAAAGTCCTACCTCG gctgaactcctGATAGCCAcaggagggaccccacagctgCGGCAGCCCAACCTGTTCTCGGCTTCTCTGCGTCACTTCCtgaactgctgcctgcagaaaaacgaggagcggcgctggtctgccaaggagctcctgcag catccatttgtaacatcagccaagcctgcatccagcctggtgccactgatccagtcactgaagaagtggaaggaggaggagaaaagattgcAGTGGCAATCCATCCATTCAGGACTATTTTCTCCATGA